AACGAACTGATCCGAATGCCattccgccggcaatttacattttagccggcaggaggcagttcagggagattagtcgccccaaaaaagaggagatttgtggctgggcgactaatctccccaattctgcctgtgtgtcctgacccttaaagtaataaagaatataatgcagtgttgccctgcactagtaaaactcatgtgtttgcttcagaaacactactattgtttatataaataagctgctgtgtagcaatgggggcagccattcaaaggagaaaagactcaggttacacagcagataagctctgtagaacataatggtgttatctgttatccactattcatccatatagccttttttcaatttctgccattgctacactgcagcttgtttatataaacaatagtagtgtttctgaagcaaacagatcagtgttaccagtgcaggacaacactacacgatattttcgttactttaaaacactttaatttttttgtgttactgttcctttaaaggaggtGTCAACcaaaatatcccccccccccaaaaaaaaaaaatgccattctaagcaactttccaatatacattcatgaaTCATTTTCAGCGGGTTTAacgttatttgcaaatgttatttcttTTTGAAAGCTATTGTCCCTTTCAGCTTGGCTGGGTCCGACCCTTGAAATACTGTAGCAGAAGATAGTTTTGCTCCAGCCAAGACTCTATTTTCCATGATGCCCCTCTATTCTTCCCCgtgggtctgttaatcagcttctTCCGCTATTTTGTTTTAATAGTGAGAAAGAAGTGGAAATACTGTAGACAATGCATGCCTGCACAAGGCAACATAATAACTCGGGATGTAAAAGGATACAAGTCCATCATTTTCAACCTTCATGTCTacatgaaacctgcctaactctTAGTTGGCCCAAAGGAAGTAAAACTATCATGGCTTTCCAGTTTGCCCCAGGGAAGGAAtggtataaataaaatgtgttgtaTTTTAGGTTTCTCCATATGTACATGGGAAAGCAGGCAGTATGGCGGCTATATGTTAAGCATTGAGGGCCATGTTTTAATAAAGGCACCTCTCACAAACTGCTGACCAGGCATTTGGAGATTTGGCTAAGGCAGTGTAAATTGGATTACTATCTGTTCAGTGAAAAAGTGCAACGATTAACTCATGCACCCAACTGGTGCCCCTTGCTTTATGATTTTGTAAGGATATTCTAGCAGGGGATTTGCTCCTGGGATTACCATTGAAATCGACTAAGGTTTTGGGTGGAACATTTCCCATCCTGTTagaacctggtttttatacaaccaaaatttgcctccaagtctggaattcaaaaataagcccctgctttgaggctactgggagcaacatccaaggggttggagagcatcatgttgctcacgagctactggtgcCCCTTGCTCTATGATTTTGTAAGGATATTCTAGCAGGGGATTTGCTCCTGGGATTACCATTGAAATAGACTAAGGTTTTGGGTGGAACATTTCCCATCGTGTTAGACTGTAGACCCCCTTTTGCAACTGAAAGAGACCTGTAGCTAGAGTACATAGTGGGAGTGAAGTATAGGGCAAGTTAGAGTATAAGATATGGTTCACCACTGCAGAACCCTAATGTCGCCTATGGGCTTATTTGTTATGAGCAATATTATGGGCAGCTATTGCCTCAGTCACAGTGTAGAACTAACTCTTGGTATCACTGCAGGCATTCCAATACTGATTTTAATCCTGCATTCCCCCACTGAGCTGCTGCTATGCCTTGTAGTAGGCTACTTGCAATCTGCTTATACAGGTGCTTATTAGATGTAATGCACTAGGGGGTGCTGTTCAGCTAATGAGCTCTCACTCTGGAAGAtattctatagcagtgatccccaaccagtagcttgtgagcaacatgttggatgttgctcccagtggcctcaaagcaggtgcttatttttgaattccagacttggaggcaaattttggttgtataaaaaccaggtgtaattccaaacagagcctcaatgtaggttgacaatccacataggggctaccaaatggccaatcacaccccaagaacatttttcatgcttgtgttgctccccaactcctttcaattctgaatgttgctcacgggttcaaaaggttggggatccctgttctattgTTAGTAGCCAGCTACTATTCTataaaataagacaaaaaaaaagcaatgattaTAGAGAAGCCACTGAGAAGCCTTTTCAGAATGACTTGATATTGGCTGATGATCACAGGCAGTGGAAATCATATGCTACGTTCCATGAGGATCCTTTCTTAGCAGTGTGCAAAGCTAGCTACAGCTTTTTACTTGTGTGAGGCTTCATATGCATTTCTATATGCATTTctatatacatttctatatacATTCTGCCCTGAGGGTCTGCACCTATAAGAGCAAATATCAATGTTCAACTAGTTTCTTCTGTATGGAGCAATTATGTCCACTCCACATTTACGCAACTCCCAGCCGGTGTTATGGATGGCAGTGTGACCTGCCCCATAGGAATGatagaaaacagaaaactgcaaTGACCCATATAACAAATACTGGGAATACGGGTGCATGTAGCTTTTGCCAAATCTCTCCAGGAAAAGGTTAAAGGATGAATCATATTAAGCATAGATAACATTTCCTGAAAAATGTGGCAACCTTTTTTGTACCCAAATATtcctcaaaataaatatttctaatagcgttctctttttttttttttttctcccccaaaGGTGCCCTTACAGAGTGCTACGACGAACTGGGAAACCGCTACCAGCTTCCTGTTTACTGCCTTGTGCCACCAATCAACATGATAGAAGAAAAGAGTGACACAGAGACTCTGGATATCCCTGAGCAACCCCCAAACTCTGGCCATGAATGTCAGCTACGACTGCGCCTCTCCACAGGAAAGGACCTCAGGCTTATGGTGCGCAGCACGGACACCGTGTATCACATGAAGCGCCGCCTTCACACCACTGAAGGGGTGGAGCCTGCCAGCCAGCGCTGGTTCTTTTCTGGCCGGCCACTGACAGACAAAATGAGACTGGAGGAATTAAAAATACCCAAAGACTTTGTAGTACAAGTTATAGTGAGCCAGCCTGTTCCAAATCCCACACCGGTAGAGAACTGAGCCCCCCTAGATACCCACAGCGTTCTCTTAACCCTTACTCCTTCCTTCCGTCACTCCTTGTTTATACGCATACTGTAACCTTCTTTTTCCTCCCTCCCCCAagttttttaaaggtaaaaacgGTTCTATGTCTTGAGCTGGCAGAGCAGGCCCTTGGGCTGCCATAGGATTCCATATTGGATTTAGTGCACATTCGACTACAGAAGGAAGAGCCAGGCCTTCCACTGAGGTCATgggggagattaaaaaaaaaaaaaaaagtgtgtttcataatacagcaactaaagactttttattatctggaaaaatgatctttttttttatcttgttgaACTGTATGTTGAGCATTTAGCATtgcacttttaaaagaaaaaaaatatctaaaatgaaGCTTTGTCATCATTCTTATAATGGCACAATCAGGGTTTAGATCTCTCTTTATATTCACAAAAGGCATAATCCACTTGGTTTTTGggtagaaaatataaaaatgatcatAAGGGTCTCTAGTattcagatttaaaggagaactaaagcttaaccatatatgtatattagaaatgctgtacattatgttttggacttctgtaacagcccaaagcaaccacaaccctttagcagtaaagatctgtctctcaaaagatgccccagtagctccacatcttcttttctgctgattcactgcacatgctctgtgctgctgtcacttactgagctaaaggacccactcacaatatacagtacaaatagaatagaaagtcacaatataaattagtaattaatacagatatttactacatagccttgtagcatcagcttatattacaaacaaacctcattttctgcttgataatttgcaacaacacctaagcttagcttctcaacagctgctcagagcccactgagcatgtgagtgacctcctgtgacaagtttgaagtcctggatcattatcTAGTTGTATTCAACTGACTACGGTAGCTGTTTACAGGGTTTCTCTCAGGCTTAAGGGTTTTCCTGGAAGGTACACGTCACTTGTGAATTACTGATAAATATCAGATATATTTGTACTTAGggagttacccatagcaaccaatcagtgatagcCAGCTACATGTTCCACTATTAAAGCAAAAATCTGGTTTATTGCCTTGGATTTctgcccaggttcaaatttgTGTTGATTAATATGTCCAACAGTAAACAACACCGTATGCATAGAATATTCCTTCTGCTGTGGATAGATTCCTATTTCATAGGCCACAGCATTTGGGACTATGTCTATGATCACTAGGTCTGCTGCACAATATGTTATAGTTTATTCAGATGGTTTCAGCTGAGATAAACAGTATCCCTACAGAAACAAGAATGTGTGTTATTAGTAACGCACATATATAGTCCTTTACACTTAAATTTCTGTGTAATGTTAAAGGAAATGTATAAATGTTGCTTATTTGATGATTTCAAGAAGAATATGCACTGCTTTCATGAATTTAGTGCcgacagcaccacctgctggtaatTTTTATGTGATCTGGATGGGGGAATGTGTCAGTAGAAAGAAAAAGCAGAGCCACCCTCTGATAACATTTAGAGCTGAATTTCcttttataaaatggaaattcTGGCACAATAGTGATCTCTGCACTAGTAATGTGCTCCCTTTTACCTGTTTGGATGCCAAAGAGGTAAGCGCTGAGCAGATGATGGGTGGCATCGGGGCTGCCTGTGACCCATAAACGCTGGTGAGAAAGAGAACTGCTTTAATGTTGCTCTGGAGAGACTTTAGAAAAGTTATATGAGGTTTCTGATCTATTTCCTGAGCAAAGCAacagttctttttctttcttttggcaCATTCTGTCCATTGGATCACAGTCTTGAAAtagaccagcaggtggcgctgtcaAACCCTGAATTGCTTCCCTGGATTTTAGGTTTTTCTGCATTTTCCACGTTTTTTATAGTCCCACCAATCACATTGCATTTCAGAGGGTGTTTCCCCCAGTTTTCTACATTGCTTTTCCCATATTTTACAATTTTGTCTGCTAAACCTCTGCCGCCCAAACTTCCACAATAATTTCCACCCAAATATCGTTTCTGTTTACTATTTTGTACAGCCATGCTCTTGGCCACCGCCTTGGAATCGTTTGTGTATGCTGTGAGCATGCTCCCTTCTTCTTCATGGAGTGTCCCATTTGAAAGGATTGGAGGGTGGGTTTAATGGATTTAGCCATGATTTCTTTATCTCTTGTAAAGAACAAGTGCATTCTGTGCAATCAGAGCTGGTGGTGTTCAGTGTCAGTGGAGGAACAGCTAGTCACATGTTCTTTAATCAATACATaatacttttccctgattttaggttttccttgattttacaccatttctgcacatggtcccctgaaaaaatgtgaaatgaggttctactgtatatgagcACAGGCATCCACAGTAATGGAACTCCATgcctcaagtctgctaaaaaaaatcatttcaacattaattaaacccaataggcttgttttgactctactaaggattaattactgtatatcttagtttggatcgagtacaaggtatttttttttattaaatttttttttaaattatttgattaaaatgtagtctatgggagatagccttcctttCATTCAAAACTTcttggattacaggtttccagataaaggatgcCATACCTGTGAAAGAATTACCTACAAACCTAGTTTTACCTAATAGAATCGATATACAGGCTTCGTCTTGAAAAACAGGACGCTTTCGGTTGAGGACCGTGCACCTCCTTGAAAATTTCTATGGACACCCACGTATATGAGCTGTATACATTTTTCATATCTTGAAATCATCtcttaaataatgtaaattccAGGAGTTTTTAGAATAGCACTCTGCATTAAATGTCCTTTAACTAACTGAAACACCAGAAATGCCCCATtccatgcatactgtatattagacCAACCCATTCCCATCATTCTGGTTTGGTATCATAGTAATTCTACAGTTATGTTGATGTCTCTCTCTAAATACATTTAGGCTGACTC
Above is a genomic segment from Xenopus laevis strain J_2021 chromosome 3L, Xenopus_laevis_v10.1, whole genome shotgun sequence containing:
- the ubtd2.L gene encoding ubiquitin domain-containing protein 1-like; the encoded protein is MGGCVGTHHDSSGSLNENSDGTGVALGRNQPLKKDKPKWKSDYPMTDGQLRSKRDEFWDTAPAFEGRKEIWDALKAAAHAFENNDHELAQAIIDGASITLPHGALTECYDELGNRYQLPVYCLVPPINMIEEKSDTETLDIPEQPPNSGHECQLRLRLSTGKDLRLMVRSTDTVYHMKRRLHTTEGVEPASQRWFFSGRPLTDKMRLEELKIPKDFVVQVIVSQPVPNPTPVEN